Sequence from the Helianthus annuus cultivar XRQ/B chromosome 13, HanXRQr2.0-SUNRISE, whole genome shotgun sequence genome:
CGCATCCTCTGCCCCAGGTCAGTACCATCAGCATTCTCAACAACGCTTTGATGGACATTCAAACAGTGGCATGAACACTCAAGCAGTTACTTCCTGATATATTTCAAAACCACACTGTTCACATGTGTAACCAACAACCTTCATCAAAGGTTTTACATCCGAACAGCGAGTCACAATGCCGGATATCTTAACAAGCTGACCAATATTTGAAGCCCTAATCTCCCTTAAATTGTTACAGACAAAGGCAGAACCAGAACAAGAAGCGTTGAATCTCAGCTTTCGAATGATGGTCATCTTCTTCTCTGGCGTGGTGGATCTCCGGCGACGATTTCGGTGACGGTGGCAATGACGCTAATGACGGTTTGCTACATACGGCGAGGATACGATCATCAGATCATATTCTTGTTCTCCAGCGAACGGTGGCGATGTTTTGTACGGAGAGGGATTGGATCTGTTGGGATGACATTTTGTTGATGTTTGTGAGGGGAGAAATATAGGGTTTTGTGGGATTAACCGAACAAGAACAGAGCACCAGGTGCTACTATGGGGAATTTCGGACATGTGTGTTGAGAATAAAAGATATGCTAGCAAGGGTTCCAAATCTGTAACCCTAGATCACAAGCTAATCAATAACACCAGTGTAAGAACAGGAGAATCACTCGATACCACAGACCAGAGCCTtggggctctgataccatgtcaaagCAAATGGATCAAAAAATGATTTCTTATTTAACCACTAAAAATTCAAACTAGAGAAATAACAAGAATTGCAACAACTCTCAAACAACCCTCACAAGCAGATCATCATCACGATGATCTGCAACACTCAAACATAATGAATCTGATGTAAAAGAGATCTTAACACAAGATCTTTAACTCACAGAGTGAAACCCTAAATGAGGAAGAAAGAGAGATGATAATTAGAGTGGCGCAGACGAAGAAATATCCGGACCAAATTCATCATCTATGATGACTTTAGGGTATCGCTTATATAGAGACTCTGAACCTTGAACTTGAACCCAATTAACCCGGATGATGGTTATAACAACTTGTCAATTTGTTATAACTATTTCTTCATTCCTTAAGCCCATCTCCATAAGCCCATCAGCAAGTCTTCATCTCCATAAGCCCATCAGCAAGCCATCTCATATGCAAGATAAAATAAGAAATAACAAATGTAAGACATAAAATATAAAACTGAAatattaagatattatttttaacaactccCACATGCATACTTAATATCGCTCGTTAATGTGTTGGCGGAGACTCAATGGCGCCCCCTTTTAGCGCCCAGAGGATGGCTAAGAGGCGCTATAAGGTGCTAATTTTGCTGATTTGGCTAGAGGCGATACACCACACTCCAAAATATAAATGGCCCATAAAAACTgaagtaggtgaaaagaaaaaaaattagttAAATAACATATATTTTTGACTTCATCCAAGTATGAAAGTATATCAACATAAGAAGAGAAGTTTAGCTTCAAAATGTGACAAACCAACATGTTAAGAGGTAACTAGTAAAAGTTGGAATACCAAGATATGTAGTAAAAAACATTGGAGATAAGAGAAGTTGTATTCAATTGATTGCCAAGGTGTATCCTAAATATTGCTACCCTATCCCAACCATATTATTAGGCAAAATCTATAGAAGGATTCCATTTGAAAGGTTACttatttacataaaaaaaatccAATTAAGGATATAAGATTAACACAAAAGGATGTTCGAGACGTATAAACATGTCTTATGTTCACACAAACATGTGTTTTGGTTCATCCATACCAAAAGGTTGGTAGACATGCCATTCAAAAGGCTTTGTACGAACGAAGCTTGCGTACATGACACAGTGATTACGAGTCACACAAAGGCAGATAAGTTAGAACCTAAAAGACATCATGAAaacttttcaaactctcaaggttGCTAATACGCCATTATTTCTAAAGTAATGTTCACGAGGAGCAAAGAAGGTCTGGTTTATTATAAGCCAAGTATACAACTCAAGATGAAGATGTATGAGAGCTAATAGTGAGTAAATTTAGACATAATTAATACAATGTCATCATGAAGTACAAAAAGGTAGGTTAACAACTTAAATAAAAATATTATCTAGatgtaaaaatacaaaaaaaagacACCGAgttttaataatacaaaactaACCCTGTATTGAAATACACACATGTTATTTCATTTCGCCCGGTGTTTGAACCATAAGAAAGACATCGTCTGCAGCTCACCAAAGATTTCTCTGTGTTTAGCCGATTACCTGTAAAATTAGATTGTTTCGTGCCTTCCATATCACCTAACACGCCACCAAGAAGATCATTTGCATTATTTTTTTTATGGTTAGATACCTTCAACGTTTTATGCACTTCAAGCAGCTCTTTCATCGTAACGAGATAAAGTTGTGCGATGTTGCACTAAACACTCACTTGGTTGAGTCTTGCCTGTAGCAAAATTGCTCCGGGTTGAGCAAGAGACTTTACAGTTTCCTCTACAATGGTGATATGCTCGGTCACCAGCGCCATCTGCATTTGCAAACGTCAACGGCCTTTTGCCATTGTTTTATTCGGGTGATCAAGCTTGTGTCGGTCGTTAAAaagaattaaaaattaaaaaaataatattaatccAAAATGgatactatttttttttattgcCACGATGATTTCTCTTTCTTTCCAGATACATAATATTGTTTGTTAGGTTACGAAATGATTGCGTTCAGACCTTCGATTCCACTGCAACAACAAACAAACGCAGTCTGAAAACTACATTTGAACATTATCCACCACGCAATTTCATCATTTCACCTTTCAATTCATCAATTCCTCAATCAATTTCACTACATCCGTACTCTTTTTCatctccaaaaccctaattttcaccGCTTCGACCTCCTTCATGGAGAGATCTGGTAGCAGAGACTTTAGTAGCATCCATAAAGGTTCCGGTTCGGTTTCAGCTTCAGCTTCCGGTTCCGGTTCGGGTTCGGGCTCGGTTTTGGCCTCAGGTGAGCTGATTGTTTGTTGATTAGTAAGTTTGGATGTTTGTTAGTCGGTAGTTACTGTTTGATCGTGTTTTTTTATAGGAATTAGGGTTTGAGTTCGTTTTGTTATTGATTTGTGTGATTTATGCATATTGAAATTGATAACAACTGGAAGAAATTACAGTACTGTGTGTTTTGTGTGATTTTGTTTTGTTGTTTGAAGGATTTGATTTGTGTGGCTGATATGCGTTTTAAACTGATTATTGATGTGCAGATGATAAACTGTTTTAATTTGATTAAACTGTATTGGTTAATTGACAATTGGAAGAAACAATAGTactgtgtgtgtttgtgtgattttgtgcaatttagggtttagtttattttttgttttgttgtttgaAGGATTTGATTTGTGTGGCTGATATGCTTTTTGAATTGATGTGCAGATGATAAACTGTTTGATGCTTCGCAATATGCTTTTTTCGGTCGGCATGCGGATAAGGCTGAGTTTGGGTGTTTGGAAGAAGATGATTATAGTCTTCCAGCTGGAATTGCTGATGATGAATATCATTTGTTTGATCGAGACGAGGTAAAGTTTTGGATTATGGTTATCATGCTTGTTACTTGTTAGTTATGAGCCGTGATTCGTTTGTCACAGCTGAAATTTTCAATTATTTATGCACAATTAAGGTGTAATGTGTAAGTGAATTGAGTTGAATCGAACAGTGAGGTGTGGAGTTAGGTTGAGTGATTAAAATTATAATTCGGATGCAGCTTGATTTTGAACTAAATATTTAGTTACCACGCTCATTTTTAATCTTCAAAAGGGTTAAAAATTTGTAATAATTGATTAAGCTAGCATGACTTAATTTGCGTTGTGAATATAGCTTTTAGTTAAATTTGTGCTTAAACTAAAAACATAAGTTATGGATTCGTGTAATATATATTACAAGTTATCGATGGATAAATGGTCCCATATCACACTTCACTTTGCTAACAATCTCAGCTAACCAACACTGGAAATTTGATGTATATTAATCTATTGTTATACTATAAAAATgcatttttattaatatattagtTAAAAAATAGAGATGCAATTATTTAAAAGACGAAATTTATTTCCTAAGAACAATCATTCGTATGAATTTGCCATACATCATTGATGGGACCAAAACCTATAACGATGTTAAATTTGGTATATTTTCACATTTGAATAACCTCGAAATCACATGTCTGCCCTTTAGGCACATGACTTCATAAGTAGTGTCGCAATAAATATAAAGAGTATTTGGTAGATGTTTTAATTTATAATTTTGGGAAATTGAAGACCTGCATATTTGGTTGGTGTGTGCGCTCTAGCATTACAAGGATGGTATTAGTAGCAACTCTTATGTTATATAGAATAATTGTAACTTGTAAGACAAATGATATCAATTATTCACAAATGGTAAAATTTGAATATGATGCATGCTTAGAGAAAATGGAAAACAAAAGGTCAGGATGAGATAGAGAGAGTCCAAAAACAAATTTTAAATGATGTAATACATATAAGTTCAAACAGTAAATAAATCTTGTTTTTTTGTCAATCGGCAAACAATATTCACACCCAATTGGCTCATTTAAATTTAAGGTGAAATTGGATTGGCATTTTGGTTTTAAAGCTATTGCTTGGGATGTCGTATCAAACGTTTGAAAAAAAAGTGTTATTTGCTGTTTTACTTGTTCATCTGTTCACTTTTTGGACGCCTAATGTCGGTTGACTTCATTGGTGTAGATCCTTTTAACTTGAAGTGATAAAATTTCACATTTTATATAACTTACCTATCATTTTTCTACAGGAACCAGGTGTAGGCTCTCTGTCAGATTTAGATGATCTGTCAACTATATTTTCAAAGGTTAGCTTCCTTCTACACACAGATAACTGTTTGCAGTAACTTTCAGATTGTGGTCTAACTCTTAACTGAGACTTCGATTTATATTACGATTGTGTCCACATGTGCGTGTTTAACTGATTGTGTGTAAATGTTTGATACGTTGATTTACAGTTAAACAGATCAGTTAGTGGACCTAGACATCCTGGAGTTATTGGTGATCGAGGGTCCGGTTCCATTTCAAGAGAAAGTAAGTACACATCTAACTAGTTtatttaagagtaaaatgccgttttcgtccctgagttttggccagttttgcgactttcgccCAGAGGtctgttttttcgcatctggatccaaaaggtttgaaatcttgtcattttcatccggctcggtAACTACATccattttctctgttaagtcaggggtattttcgtcttttttgttaacttaaagggcaattcggtctttttcactttatgtagaaagaccgaatacccctgaaaaagaccgaactgccctttaagttaacaaagagacgaaaatacccctgacttaacgaaggaaaatggatggagttaacgaggcgggtgaaaatgacaagatttcaaaccttttggatccagaattctagatgcagaaaaacaaacctttggacgaaagtcgcaaaactggccaaacctcagggacgaaaatgcattttactctttattaaataatgttttttatatactttattaACTGCCTTTTTTCAGGTTCATCTGCATCGGACTGGGTACAAGACCGAGAGTTACCCGAGTGGTTAGATCAACATATCTCCGACACAGAAAGCAGCCAGGTCAGCAGGAGATGGTCTTCACAATCACATCTTTCAGATCCTAAACCTTTGTACCGAGCATCATCATACCCTCATGAAAAACACCAATTTTTCACAGAGCCCGTACTGGCACCCACCTCATCGTTACCTTCATTTTCCCCTGGTGGTCATAACAATCTACCCTCGCCACGTCAGCATTCAAATCTAAACCGTTCATCTGGCATCGGTAGTCCCCAGATCTCCTTTCCGGACCCAAATCTTTCACCATTGGGTGGGCTCCCTCTTTCTTCTCGTTTTAGTGGAAACCGAACTCAACTGGTCCATCCAGGCTTAACCCAATACACTCAAGCCCAAAACCAATGGGCTAACGCTAACCACACGTTACATATGGATCCAGCTGGACTACTGAATAACACTTTTCAACAAAAGTTGCTTCAAAACGGGCTCTTATCACCCCATTTTGTATCACCGCATTCTCTGCGGTTGAACCCGTTTGCACTACAGCCGTACTTATACGACACCCTACCGTCTCACCCGTTACATTTAAACAAATACAGGTCGCCCGATACACAGAGAAGTAAACAAAAGAGTAAACACGGGTCACGTATCTCCCGTCAGGGCTCGGATAACAGCAGTCAGAAGAGTGATAATAAATGTCGAATACAATTCAGTTCCAAATACATGACATCTGAAGAGATCGAAAGTGTTCTTAACGTGCAGCATGCCGCAACACACAACAATGATCCGTATATTAACGATTATTATCACCAAGCCCGACTTGCGAAGAATTCTTCGAAAAACCGATTCCACCCGGCCCATCTTAAAGATTCGTCACAACGGGGCCGTAACGGTTCAGATTCACAGCCTCATATTACTGTCGATTCACATGGAAGAGTTTCGTTCTCTTTGATTCGAAGGCCACAACCGCTTCTTGAAGTGGAACCGTCATCTGGTTCGGGTGATAACAGGTCTGAAGTTAAAAGATCCGAGAAACCGTTGGAACGAGAGCCGATGCTTGCAGCTAGAATCATGATTGAAGATGGTGTTTGTGTGCTTCTTGATGTAGATGACATTGACCGTCTCCTGCAGTCAACTCAGCCACAAGATGGCGGTTCTCAGGCGAGGCAGAAGCGGCAGATTCTTCTAGAAGGCTTAGCGGCAGCTCTTCAGTTAGTCGACCCGCTTGGTGTAAGTTCGAAAACGTCTTCTGGACTGGCCCCTAAAGATGATATTGTGTTCTTACGGGTCGTATCTCTTCCCAAGGGTCGAAAACTTATTTCTAAAT
This genomic interval carries:
- the LOC110897371 gene encoding protein PAT1 homolog 1, with amino-acid sequence MERSGSRDFSSIHKGSGSVSASASGSGSGSGSVLASDDKLFDASQYAFFGRHADKAEFGCLEEDDYSLPAGIADDEYHLFDRDEEPGVGSLSDLDDLSTIFSKLNRSVSGPRHPGVIGDRGSGSISRESSSASDWVQDRELPEWLDQHISDTESSQVSRRWSSQSHLSDPKPLYRASSYPHEKHQFFTEPVLAPTSSLPSFSPGGHNNLPSPRQHSNLNRSSGIGSPQISFPDPNLSPLGGLPLSSRFSGNRTQLVHPGLTQYTQAQNQWANANHTLHMDPAGLLNNTFQQKLLQNGLLSPHFVSPHSLRLNPFALQPYLYDTLPSHPLHLNKYRSPDTQRSKQKSKHGSRISRQGSDNSSQKSDNKCRIQFSSKYMTSEEIESVLNVQHAATHNNDPYINDYYHQARLAKNSSKNRFHPAHLKDSSQRGRNGSDSQPHITVDSHGRVSFSLIRRPQPLLEVEPSSGSGDNRSEVKRSEKPLEREPMLAARIMIEDGVCVLLDVDDIDRLLQSTQPQDGGSQARQKRQILLEGLAAALQLVDPLGVSSKTSSGLAPKDDIVFLRVVSLPKGRKLISKYLQLLSPSSELARIVCMTIFRHLRFLFGGLPSEHEAAETVASLVKIVKTCVSAMDLNSLSACLAAVVCSPEQPPLRPLGSPAGDGASVILKSVLERATQLLTGANSGLQNPTLWQASFDAFFGLLTKYCLSKYDSLVQAMYAQVSPNSEIVLSEAAKAISREMPVELLRASLPHTDDNQRKMLVDFSQRSMHVGGFSGHKGGGGGQVAPESVRG